The Penicillium oxalicum strain HP7-1 chromosome V, whole genome shotgun sequence genomic interval GAGTCTCTGGGGTCCGTTCACTGCGGAAAGGCGAAACCGGGTCAGCTGCCTGACATCCGGCCGACGATCTGCTGCCACTCCGCCGCATCCGATTACCCACCGGAGAAAAGTCAGGTACACAGGAGGTACTTGGTCGCAGCCATATCGTTGGTAATTACTGAATGTACTCATGTACACGTTGTAGTCTGTTACTAGGTAGAAGAGGGTATTAGATTTAATTAACACAGCAACTGTAATCAATCACCATGAGTACCTGACAGCACCGGAAACCTTTCTTCGAGCCCCCTACAGTAGTTCCAAAGATCATGGGGAAGCAACACGTTTTGATTCCCAGAATTTGTGGCATATTTGTCGTACAGTAGTACGCGTCAGGTACTTTCTTACATATTCAGAAGTCTTCAGTTGACCTCCAGTCACCGTTATACACGTGACCTTATCAGAGCCACCCGCAACGATCGAGACCCACTTTCTAGAACGGGTTGAGCCTGGAACTAAACTCAGCTCGCTCGATATCACGATAGTGACCTTGGGTTGCAGGTGATACTCCTCGACTGAggaaaaaaacccccaaaggcaaaagacaaaaggcaGAAAGGGATTCTCCTGATCATCTGGACAGTTTGCAAAATATTCATCACTCAAACGTCGAAGCTACTATGGCCGAGCCAGCAGCCGACAAGCGTCTGGTAGGACTGTCCATCCACCAGACCGTCATTGGGCCATAGCGTAGAGACTGACCAGCCGCTTCTTCAACTCGATCAGAAAGCCCTTCGCAGATCAATCTCTGATCTACAGGCGCAGCAAGCAGAGTTAGAAGCTGAGATAGCCCAGCTCAGACCGAGTCTGAAGTGAGTAAAGATCAGAGCCATTGGCTTGAACCCATTGAATTAGATCAACCCCTCCGACAAGACAGGGACGTTGCGATCCTTCAGAAAGAAGGCTGAGATACCAGGAGGCAAGACAGGATCATTTGGGATGATAGTGTCGCAGACCTCGAGCACAAAGTCAAAGCTAACACCGGCCAGAAATGATCCTTCCGAGACCGTTAAAAGGCACATCCGTCTGTTACATGAATACAACGAGATCAAGGACATTGCACAAGGTCTGATGGGTCTTATTGCCGACGCACGTGGTGTTCGACATGTTGATGTGCAGAAAGAGTTTGGAGTGCACGAGGAAGATTGAGTTTTGGtccttttgatctttttgcATGCTCGCTTTCGGTTTTGTTTTGTGGAGTGATTTTTTCTCcgtgctttttttttctcttccctcttctcttctacTTGAGCAAGGCGTTTTATGGTTTGGGTGTGTACTCATGGGTTGACGATACCACTAACTACTATAGAAGATTACATCCTATAAGTTCATTCAGTAATCGATGTAGAAAGATAGAAAGTACCTTCTATTCACAACACATCTTATGTATATAGATAATTTATCAACATTGAAGAGGACAAGATTTTGATTTCGGTCAAACCCATCCCCAAAAAAATCTATCGTCGGCAAAAATCAAGAGAATTAAGGCGCGTTCAGGTATGCAGCGCCCGGATAGGAGAGAATAAAAGACGGCTGTCAGAGATGAGAGGTTCACGGGGATAGAAGTATCTCAAGAGCGAAGAATGGGGgcgagaggagagggagCAGGAAACAACCCAACCGACGTGAATGGTAACAGATCAAGATGAATGAAAAAGAGGTGATTAGCCTTGAATAGGGTATGAGAAATTTGGACAACCCTTAAGGGACACGGAAAGGGGACAGGGAAAATAGTAAGTATAGACAGGAAGGCGAAGAGAAAGTAAGGTATATAGGCGGTAAGATATGCAGGGGGGTAAAACAGCGAAGCAAGAGTAAGAGCAAATTTTGGTTTAATGGGTCTTACCCAGACTCTGCAAGTTGACTAGCTCGTAGTAGCGGCCCTTGTTTCGCAGGAGCTCGGTGTGCGTGCCGCTCTCGACAATCCTGCCCTGGTCGAAGACATAAATGATGTCCGCCTTCTGAATAGTGCTCAGACGATGAGCAACGGCAACGGTGGTGCGACCCTTGGCCGCAGCATCGAGGGCGGCCTGGACGACCTTCTCGGATTCAGAGTCCAGTGCGGAGGTGGCTTCGTCGAGCAGAAGAATCTTGGGATTACGGAGCAAAGCGCGGGCAATAGCGACACGCTGCTTCTGACCACCAGACAACATGCCACCCTTGGAACCCACGACGGTGTTGAATCCCTCGGGCAGAGACATGATAAAGTCGTAAATGTTGGCTTCCTTGCAGGCCTTGACGAGGAGGTCCTCTGCGATGTCGTCTTCGGCGATACCGAGCAGAATGTTGTCCTTGATCGTGCCTTGGTAAAGAGTGGGTTCTTGACtgacgagggcgagatgGCTACGGTACGAATTGATGTTCAGATCCGCGATGTTGTGTCCATCCACAAAGACTCCACCGGAGAGGGCGTCATAGAAACGCTCCAACAAGGCAATCGTCGTACTCTTTCCACAGCCACTGGGTCCAACCAGTGCAATGTACTGACCGGGCTTGACGCTCAGGTTCAGGCCCCGAAGGACGGGTTGTTCCGGGCGAGTCGGGTAGCGGAAGTGCACGTCGCGGAACTCAATGGTTCCCTCAACATGGTCAACAACGGCGCCCTCCTCAGACCAGGTGTCGATGGTAGGACGGCGATCGAACAGCTTGCGGAACTCATACGCGGCGTTCTTGGCTTTGCCCATGTCGggtgagaaagagaacaCGGTACCGGCCGATTGAGCTCCAAACAGAATCTCACTGAAGCAGACGAAGAATCGGAACGTATCATACTCGCCCTTGCCCAACAGCGTACCACCGTACCAAAAGCCGAGCGCGACACAAAAGAAGACCAGCGCCTGAGACGCAGCATACAGAACAGA includes:
- a CDS encoding DNA repair protein SWI5, encoding MAEPAADKRLPLLQLDQKALRRSISDLQAQQAELEAEIAQLRPSLKNDPSETVKRHIRLLHEYNEIKDIAQGLMGLIADARGVRHVDVQKEFGVHEED